Proteins co-encoded in one Kutzneria chonburiensis genomic window:
- a CDS encoding beta-galactosidase, with the protein MEMGRRWFLAMSGLAPLAAVAPGQPARSGDGRCGHRFAFAPDGSGFLLDCQRFQIRSGEMHPARIPVEHWRHRIQLAKAMGLNTISIYVMWNYVEPSPGVFDFRGERRDVEAFVRLCQTEGMWVLLRPGPYVCGEWDLGGIPSYLLATKDIRLRLHDDERYMAAVRRYIGQLASRIRPLMIGNGGPILMVQIENEYGSYGSDPTYLDQLRQLWLAAGIDGPFYTEDGLGQLEHNHSNVTGGAIALSGGDAPSIAAARQAYPTVPAMAGEVYPGWLTHWGDKNFAGPSDISGDLNAFMAGGLSFNLYMLHGGTSFGFYAGANANDLSGAYQPDVTSYDYAAPITEQGVATPEFHRYRSLIGSYGVTLPAIPAPKPTIVPAPVTPTVHASLWDNLPDATTSTDPVPFEMLGQSYGFALYRTTIAGKGALDIRWVHDYATVFVDGHYQGGLSRTLIPDAESTKLNVTNDNAPLTLTTSGSTLDVLVEGMGRTNYGQAIVDRKGILESASLQGKPLKNWQIFPLPMDDVGTLKPTVEDPDRPGLFFRATLRLDKTGDTYLDLSRWTKGVVWVNGHNLGRYWEIGPQHRLFCPVSWLRPGRNEILVFDLHQTTPQPISFARTLY; encoded by the coding sequence ATGGAGATGGGCCGGCGGTGGTTCCTGGCCATGAGCGGACTGGCCCCGCTCGCGGCGGTCGCCCCAGGGCAGCCGGCACGATCGGGCGACGGCCGCTGCGGGCACCGTTTCGCCTTCGCCCCGGACGGCAGTGGCTTCCTGCTCGACTGCCAGCGCTTCCAGATCCGCAGCGGCGAGATGCACCCGGCGCGCATCCCGGTCGAGCACTGGCGGCACCGCATCCAGCTGGCCAAGGCGATGGGCCTGAACACGATCTCGATCTACGTGATGTGGAACTACGTGGAGCCGAGCCCCGGCGTGTTCGACTTCCGCGGCGAGCGTCGCGACGTCGAGGCGTTCGTCCGGCTCTGCCAGACCGAGGGCATGTGGGTGCTGCTGCGCCCCGGACCGTACGTCTGCGGCGAGTGGGATCTCGGCGGCATCCCGTCGTACCTGTTGGCCACCAAGGACATCCGCCTCCGCTTGCACGACGACGAGCGCTACATGGCGGCCGTCCGCCGCTACATCGGCCAGCTCGCGTCCCGGATCCGGCCACTGATGATCGGCAACGGCGGCCCGATCCTGATGGTGCAGATCGAGAACGAGTACGGCTCCTACGGCAGCGACCCCACCTACCTCGACCAACTGCGCCAGCTGTGGCTGGCCGCCGGCATCGACGGCCCGTTCTACACCGAGGACGGCCTCGGCCAGCTGGAACACAACCACAGCAACGTCACCGGCGGGGCGATCGCGCTCAGCGGCGGCGACGCGCCGTCGATCGCCGCCGCGCGCCAGGCGTACCCGACCGTGCCGGCGATGGCCGGCGAGGTCTACCCGGGCTGGCTGACCCACTGGGGCGACAAGAACTTCGCCGGACCGAGCGACATCTCCGGCGACCTCAATGCCTTCATGGCCGGCGGGCTGTCGTTCAACCTGTACATGCTGCACGGCGGCACCAGCTTCGGCTTCTACGCCGGGGCCAACGCCAACGACCTCTCCGGCGCGTATCAGCCCGACGTCACCAGCTACGACTACGCCGCGCCGATCACCGAACAGGGTGTGGCCACGCCGGAATTCCACCGTTACCGCAGTCTGATCGGCAGCTACGGCGTGACCCTGCCGGCGATTCCCGCCCCGAAGCCGACAATCGTGCCCGCGCCGGTCACGCCGACCGTCCACGCCTCGCTGTGGGACAATCTCCCTGACGCCACAACGTCAACCGACCCGGTGCCGTTCGAGATGCTGGGCCAGAGCTACGGTTTCGCCCTGTACCGAACGACCATCGCCGGCAAGGGCGCCCTCGACATCCGCTGGGTGCACGACTACGCCACCGTTTTCGTCGACGGGCACTACCAGGGCGGCCTGTCCCGCACGCTGATCCCGGACGCCGAGTCGACGAAGCTCAACGTCACCAACGACAACGCGCCGCTGACCCTGACCACGTCCGGCAGCACGCTGGACGTCCTGGTCGAAGGCATGGGTCGGACCAACTACGGCCAGGCCATCGTCGACCGCAAGGGCATCCTGGAATCTGCTTCGCTGCAAGGAAAGCCGCTCAAGAACTGGCAGATCTTCCCGCTGCCCATGGACGACGTCGGCACTCTCAAGCCGACGGTCGAAGACCCCGATCGTCCCGGTCTGTTCTTCCGGGCCACGCTGCGACTGGACAAGACCGGCGACACCTACCTGGACCTGTCCCGCTGGACCAAGGGCGTGGTCTGGGTGAACGGCCACAACCTGGGCCGCTACTGGGAGATCGGCCCGCAGCACCGACTGTTCTGCCCGGTGTCCTGGCTGCGGCCGGGGCGCAACGAGATCCTCGTGTTCGACCTGCACCAGACCACACCGCAACCGATCAGCTTCGCTCGCACGCTGTATTAA
- a CDS encoding maleylpyruvate isomerase family mycothiol-dependent enzyme, translating into MPDFERIQRRELAALADDLSALDRWRDGTLCADWDVEEVVAHLGAATRFTRFTWFRSMAGARFNADVHNRRRLEEFRGTTPQETLERFRGVGTISLPNRSSPFGLSEVIIHGEDIRRPLGLRHGYDADGLLAVARFLVGKDFAVKSRTLARGLALRATDAEFREGVGPEVHGPLLALVMVLAGRAAFLPDLGGDGLPELTGRLGGSGTSW; encoded by the coding sequence GTGCCCGACTTCGAGCGGATCCAACGGCGTGAACTCGCCGCGCTGGCTGATGATCTGAGTGCGCTGGACCGGTGGCGGGACGGCACGCTGTGCGCGGACTGGGACGTCGAGGAGGTCGTGGCCCATCTCGGGGCGGCGACGAGGTTCACCCGGTTCACCTGGTTCCGCAGCATGGCCGGGGCCAGGTTCAACGCGGACGTGCACAATCGGCGGCGGCTGGAGGAGTTTCGCGGGACCACCCCGCAGGAAACGCTCGAACGGTTCCGTGGCGTCGGAACCATTAGCCTGCCCAATCGATCGTCCCCGTTCGGACTCAGCGAAGTGATCATTCACGGCGAGGACATCCGCCGGCCGCTCGGGCTGCGGCACGGCTACGACGCCGACGGTCTGCTGGCGGTGGCGCGTTTCCTGGTGGGCAAAGACTTCGCGGTGAAGAGCAGGACACTGGCGCGGGGGCTCGCGCTGCGGGCGACCGACGCGGAGTTCCGGGAAGGCGTCGGACCGGAGGTCCACGGGCCGTTGCTGGCTCTGGTCATGGTGCTGGCCGGCCGCGCTGCGTTCCTGCCGGACCTCGGTGGTGACGGGCTGCCCGAATTGACGGGACGTCTGGGAGGGAGTGGCACGTCCTGGTGA
- a CDS encoding glycoside hydrolase family 88/105 protein — MPSPRTRGGWIRRIGIVLVASLVPILPVTATAAPSTSTDWSKAVVDSTMKRFTPATLGSWGYQTGLYLYGQYLVYKRTHDKTYLDYIKAWVDRFVDADGKVSNSFNSLDSMQSGNLLVLLYQETKDPRYQKAAAQIRTRLNTYPRTEDGGFWHATSRQHQLWLDGTYMVLPFLERYGAAFNDAKYANAEAAKQLVTYGSHLSDPSGFFWHAYDESGTQSWADPTTHHSPEFWCRSIGWYAMASVDVLDYTPRSDPNRAKIVKNVQNLAKAVRKYQDPATGRWFQVPEKPTLSGNWTETSCSAMFTYMLSKGVEKGYLDHSYLAVAQKGYKGVLAQVSIGSDGLTNIADICIGTNVGDTAFYLARPRATNDPHGLGAFLIMNEQMTHWS, encoded by the coding sequence ATGCCCAGCCCGCGCACGCGGGGCGGCTGGATCCGCCGGATCGGGATCGTCCTGGTCGCCAGCCTCGTCCCGATCCTGCCGGTCACGGCCACCGCCGCCCCGTCGACCAGCACCGACTGGTCCAAGGCCGTCGTCGACTCGACCATGAAGCGCTTCACGCCGGCCACGCTCGGCAGCTGGGGCTACCAGACCGGGTTGTACCTCTACGGTCAGTATCTGGTCTACAAGCGGACTCATGACAAGACCTACCTGGACTACATCAAGGCCTGGGTGGACCGCTTCGTCGACGCCGACGGCAAGGTCAGCAACAGCTTCAACAGCCTGGACTCCATGCAGTCCGGCAACCTGCTGGTGCTGCTGTACCAGGAGACCAAGGATCCCCGGTACCAGAAGGCCGCCGCGCAGATCCGCACCCGGCTGAACACCTACCCGCGCACCGAGGACGGCGGCTTCTGGCACGCCACCAGCCGCCAGCACCAGCTGTGGCTGGACGGCACGTACATGGTGCTGCCGTTCCTGGAGCGCTACGGCGCGGCATTCAACGACGCCAAGTACGCCAACGCCGAAGCGGCCAAGCAGCTCGTCACCTACGGCAGCCACCTGTCCGACCCGTCCGGCTTCTTCTGGCACGCCTACGACGAGTCCGGCACGCAGAGCTGGGCCGATCCGACCACGCACCACTCCCCCGAGTTCTGGTGCCGCTCGATCGGTTGGTACGCCATGGCTTCGGTCGACGTGCTCGACTACACCCCGCGCTCCGACCCGAACCGGGCGAAGATCGTCAAGAACGTGCAGAACCTGGCCAAGGCTGTGCGCAAGTACCAGGATCCGGCCACCGGGCGCTGGTTCCAGGTGCCCGAGAAGCCCACGCTGTCCGGGAACTGGACCGAGACGTCCTGCTCAGCCATGTTCACGTACATGCTGTCCAAGGGCGTCGAGAAGGGCTACCTCGACCACAGCTACCTGGCCGTGGCGCAGAAGGGGTACAAGGGCGTGCTGGCCCAGGTGTCGATCGGGAGTGACGGTCTGACCAACATCGCCGACATCTGCATCGGCACCAACGTGGGCGACACCGCGTTCTACCTTGCCCGGCCTCGGGCAACGAATGATCCGCACGGCCTCGGGGCGTTCCTGATCATGAATGAGCAGATGACTCACTGGAGTTGA
- a CDS encoding TetR/AcrR family transcriptional regulator, translating into MSRAANPRAAEQLSQAVWDVLARQGLEHLTIRAVAAAAGCTTGLVMHRFPNRRALLRHARELLHSRTLARVEALEAAASTPREALRAVLAQGLATTEAGTVESVVWIGFLAATVGDDELLELHRVNTRAWRQRILRLVAAASPTWSDSEVSTAALALMGMAEGAAALASADPDTYSAALQEAALDRTLHALGLD; encoded by the coding sequence ATGTCACGAGCGGCGAATCCGCGGGCGGCCGAGCAGCTGTCGCAGGCGGTGTGGGACGTGCTGGCCCGGCAGGGTTTGGAGCACCTCACCATCCGGGCCGTCGCGGCGGCCGCCGGCTGCACCACCGGCCTCGTGATGCATCGCTTCCCCAACCGGCGGGCGCTGCTCCGGCACGCTCGTGAACTGCTGCACTCGCGCACCCTGGCCCGCGTGGAGGCGTTGGAGGCGGCCGCGTCCACGCCTCGGGAGGCGCTGCGGGCGGTGCTGGCCCAAGGGTTGGCCACGACCGAGGCCGGCACGGTGGAAAGCGTGGTGTGGATCGGGTTTCTCGCCGCCACGGTCGGCGACGACGAGCTGCTCGAGCTGCATCGGGTGAACACGAGGGCCTGGCGGCAACGAATCCTGCGACTCGTTGCCGCCGCTTCCCCCACGTGGTCGGACTCTGAGGTGTCGACCGCCGCGTTGGCGTTGATGGGTATGGCCGAAGGCGCCGCGGCGCTGGCCTCGGCCGACCCCGACACGTACAGCGCCGCGCTCCAGGAGGCGGCGCTGGACCGGACACTGCACGCGTTGGGACTGGATTAG
- a CDS encoding chitosanase has translation MESRDGEPRSKGFWDVQVAGVPLRTIVPVVLALLTSVGIAVVTLMPASNPDAAPPVVVPTGPSVVTLPPAGSPPPAGSTSPTSGTSSTGSTKPTPTAPAGKPPATPTLPSQVTIMLDDLTAVFEQGKTTPQYANIVNDHDGCGFKAGWASFCTARGDLFTVVSQYTDAVPDNALRRYLPVLQRLGETHSDDTSQLGDAFVNDWRATATDRRFDDAQLRVGHELFLTPALAIANQLNIRSSLGAEDLFDTALMMGPSSSDCDGLPKLITESIIEAEGTPASGIPEQKFLAAFNKIRLKHMRNPCTAGRQKVWTAAVDRVQALQELADKNCWNLNPPLIVGADFNLTIRTPSE, from the coding sequence GTGGAGTCCAGGGACGGTGAGCCCCGGTCGAAGGGGTTCTGGGACGTCCAGGTCGCCGGCGTGCCGCTGCGCACCATCGTGCCGGTGGTGCTGGCGCTGCTGACCAGCGTGGGCATCGCCGTGGTGACGCTGATGCCCGCCTCCAACCCGGACGCCGCGCCGCCGGTGGTCGTGCCCACCGGACCGTCGGTGGTCACGTTGCCGCCGGCCGGATCCCCGCCGCCGGCCGGCTCGACCTCGCCCACCAGCGGGACTTCCTCGACCGGCAGCACAAAACCGACGCCCACCGCGCCGGCCGGCAAGCCACCGGCCACGCCGACGCTGCCGTCCCAGGTCACGATCATGCTCGACGACCTCACGGCCGTGTTCGAGCAGGGCAAGACCACCCCGCAGTACGCCAACATCGTCAACGACCACGACGGCTGCGGCTTCAAGGCCGGCTGGGCCAGTTTCTGCACGGCCAGGGGCGATCTGTTCACCGTGGTCAGCCAGTACACGGATGCCGTGCCCGACAACGCGTTACGTCGCTACCTGCCGGTGTTGCAGCGGCTCGGCGAGACGCACAGCGACGACACCTCCCAGCTCGGCGACGCCTTCGTCAACGACTGGCGGGCCACCGCCACCGACCGCCGGTTCGACGACGCGCAGCTGCGGGTCGGCCACGAGTTGTTCCTCACGCCGGCGCTGGCCATCGCCAACCAGCTCAACATCCGCAGCAGCCTCGGCGCCGAGGACCTGTTCGACACCGCGTTGATGATGGGTCCCAGCAGCAGCGACTGCGACGGCCTGCCCAAGCTGATCACCGAGTCCATCATCGAGGCCGAGGGCACCCCGGCGTCGGGCATTCCCGAGCAGAAGTTCCTGGCCGCCTTCAACAAGATTCGGCTCAAGCACATGCGCAACCCCTGCACCGCCGGCCGGCAGAAGGTGTGGACCGCGGCCGTCGACCGGGTGCAGGCGTTGCAGGAGCTGGCCGACAAGAACTGCTGGAACCTCAACCCGCCGCTGATCGTCGGGGCCGACTTCAACCTGACGATCAGGACGCCGAGCGAGTAG
- a CDS encoding alpha/beta fold hydrolase yields the protein MIEKMRIATPAGTFDALASGDEDGREVLLLHGFPQSSLEWEQQLRVLGGGGCRAVAPDQRGYSPGVRPEHVSDYRLEELVGDVAAIANELGWQRFDLVGHDWGAIVAWAAAAAMPERVRTLTAVSVPHPAAFDHARATDEDQHERSRYISTFRAAGSAEKTLLADEADKLRRIYDWKVPEDHIEHYLDRFQQPGALTAALNWYRAMDLGGTVGPVEVPTLMVWSTEDNAIGSAGVLATEKHVTGPYRLEIVEDVSHWIPEEAAEELCRLLIEHLLAHRS from the coding sequence GTGATCGAGAAAATGCGCATCGCCACGCCGGCCGGCACCTTCGACGCGCTGGCCAGCGGCGACGAGGACGGGCGGGAAGTGCTGCTGCTGCACGGATTTCCGCAGTCCTCGCTGGAATGGGAGCAGCAGCTGCGGGTGCTCGGGGGCGGCGGCTGCCGCGCGGTCGCCCCGGACCAGCGCGGCTACTCCCCCGGCGTGCGCCCCGAACACGTCAGCGACTACCGGCTGGAGGAGCTGGTCGGCGACGTCGCGGCGATCGCTAACGAGCTGGGGTGGCAGCGGTTCGACCTGGTCGGCCACGACTGGGGCGCGATCGTGGCCTGGGCGGCCGCGGCGGCGATGCCGGAGCGCGTGCGGACCCTGACCGCGGTGTCGGTGCCGCACCCGGCGGCCTTCGATCACGCCCGCGCCACGGACGAGGACCAGCACGAGCGGTCGCGGTACATCAGCACGTTCCGGGCGGCCGGCTCGGCGGAGAAGACGCTGCTGGCCGACGAGGCCGACAAGCTGCGCCGCATCTACGACTGGAAGGTGCCCGAGGACCACATCGAGCACTACCTGGACCGCTTCCAGCAGCCGGGGGCGCTGACCGCGGCACTGAACTGGTACCGGGCGATGGATCTGGGCGGCACGGTCGGGCCGGTCGAGGTGCCGACGCTGATGGTGTGGAGCACCGAGGACAACGCGATCGGCTCGGCCGGCGTGCTGGCCACCGAGAAGCACGTCACCGGGCCCTACCGGCTGGAGATCGTGGAGGACGTCTCGCACTGGATCCCGGAGGAGGCGGCCGAGGAGCTGTGCCGGCTGCTCATCGAGCATCTGCTGGCACACCGGAGCTGA
- a CDS encoding CGNR zinc finger domain-containing protein, with translation MHFNPYGGPGAQLAAALANLASADPVLATLHDHGMAVTAVSPAEALAIHDWRPRLREVFATSDVDARVALLNQLLADSASAPYISRHDGKPPHLHYHVPGGSIVDRVRAYTAGGLAHLLCEDPGRAAVCDRPGCDTVFVDTSRNGRRRFCATRCATRVYVADHRRRRTA, from the coding sequence GTGCACTTCAACCCTTACGGCGGTCCCGGCGCCCAGTTGGCCGCCGCCCTGGCCAACCTGGCGTCGGCCGACCCCGTGCTGGCCACGTTGCATGATCACGGCATGGCCGTCACCGCGGTGAGCCCCGCCGAGGCGTTGGCCATCCACGACTGGCGGCCCCGCCTGCGCGAGGTGTTCGCCACGTCCGATGTGGACGCCCGGGTCGCTCTGCTCAACCAGCTGCTGGCCGATTCCGCCAGCGCCCCTTACATTTCCCGCCACGACGGCAAGCCGCCGCACCTGCACTACCATGTGCCCGGCGGGTCCATTGTGGACCGTGTTAGGGCCTACACCGCCGGCGGGCTCGCCCACCTCCTGTGCGAGGACCCCGGCCGCGCCGCCGTATGCGACCGCCCCGGCTGCGACACCGTCTTCGTCGACACCTCCCGCAACGGCCGCCGCCGGTTCTGCGCCACCCGCTGCGCCACCCGGGTCTACGTCGCCGACCACCGCCGGCGCCGGACGGCATGA
- a CDS encoding 3-isopropylmalate dehydratase: MSTTISGRVWLFGNALNTDAMYPAHAMKLDIPSAAKHVFHSVRPGWTDAVRPGDIVIAGTNFGIGSSRPAAALFRHLGIAALIAEEFNSLFFRNAVNAGLPVLTAPGVTQLFRDGDIGTVDIATGHYRNETTGVDGTAHPLPALVLEILSSGGVLARLAEQGYLPIELLDAFRSGAIPASAEGAA, encoded by the coding sequence ATGAGCACCACCATTTCCGGCCGCGTCTGGCTCTTCGGCAACGCCCTCAACACCGACGCCATGTACCCCGCCCATGCCATGAAGCTGGACATTCCTTCCGCGGCAAAGCATGTCTTCCACTCCGTCCGTCCCGGTTGGACAGACGCCGTCCGCCCCGGCGACATCGTCATCGCCGGCACCAACTTCGGCATCGGCTCTTCCCGCCCCGCTGCTGCCCTCTTCCGTCACCTCGGCATCGCCGCCCTCATCGCCGAGGAGTTCAACTCCCTGTTCTTCCGCAACGCCGTCAACGCCGGCCTGCCCGTGCTCACCGCTCCCGGCGTGACCCAGCTGTTCCGTGACGGCGACATCGGCACCGTCGACATCGCCACCGGCCACTACCGCAACGAGACGACCGGCGTCGATGGCACCGCCCACCCGCTCCCCGCCCTCGTCTTGGAGATCCTCTCCAGCGGCGGCGTTCTCGCTCGCCTCGCCGAGCAGGGCTACCTGCCCATCGAGCTACTGGACGCCTTCCGCTCCGGCGCCATCCCCGCTTCCGCTGAGGGTGCCGCATGA
- a CDS encoding helix-turn-helix domain-containing protein yields MNRLGEYLRARREATRPDDVGIAGGGRRRSPGLRREEVAALCGLSTDYYARLEQGRERNPSDQVLTALARVFRLDEEASAYLQRLARPRGARRRTEKVSPQLALLLESWTDRPAMVLGPRLDILAVNVLGTALFNVLGAERNLVRFAFLDPAAREFYRDWDSIARSSVAALRAASDLEDDPAFIGELVVRSQEFSRLWARHDVRGKTQEAKRLRHPDVGDIDVTYQSFSVNGSAGQQLVVYQAEAGSPSAERIALLGSLCITPTEAGPRQSRRPAEDQLQ; encoded by the coding sequence ATGAATCGACTGGGCGAGTACCTGCGTGCCCGGCGCGAGGCGACGCGCCCCGACGACGTGGGGATCGCGGGCGGGGGCCGCCGTCGCAGTCCGGGGCTGCGCCGTGAGGAAGTCGCGGCGTTGTGCGGACTGAGCACCGACTACTACGCGCGGCTGGAACAGGGACGGGAGCGCAATCCGTCCGATCAGGTTCTCACCGCGCTGGCCCGCGTTTTCCGGCTTGACGAGGAAGCCTCGGCTTACCTTCAGCGTCTCGCCCGTCCGCGGGGCGCACGCCGTCGTACCGAGAAGGTGTCGCCACAGCTTGCCCTGCTGCTGGAGTCCTGGACCGACCGACCGGCCATGGTCCTCGGCCCGCGCCTGGACATCCTGGCTGTCAACGTCCTCGGTACAGCACTGTTCAACGTGCTTGGCGCGGAGCGAAACCTGGTCCGCTTCGCGTTCCTCGACCCGGCCGCCCGCGAGTTCTACCGGGACTGGGACAGCATCGCGCGGTCCAGCGTCGCCGCGCTGCGGGCCGCGAGTGATCTCGAGGACGACCCGGCCTTCATCGGCGAACTTGTGGTGCGGAGCCAGGAATTCAGCCGGCTCTGGGCCCGTCATGACGTGCGCGGCAAGACCCAGGAGGCCAAACGCTTGCGGCACCCCGATGTCGGCGACATCGACGTGACGTACCAGTCCTTCTCGGTCAACGGCAGCGCCGGTCAGCAATTGGTTGTGTACCAAGCGGAAGCCGGCAGCCCCAGCGCGGAGCGCATCGCCCTGCTGGGCTCGCTGTGCATCACCCCGACCGAAGCCGGCCCGCGGCAGAGCCGCAGGCCGGCCGAAGATCAACTCCAGTGA
- a CDS encoding ricin-type beta-trefoil lectin domain protein produces the protein MSSDVTKLSADAVKTLGNKDIIAVDQDRLGRQGTVYAQNGTTDILYRPLANGDRAVAILNRSAASVTTSTTAGLPSCSFTAKDLWTGKSSNAVSATIPAHGTAIFRVTPGKDCGTVKPIGQISGTSGKCMDDSNSGTANGNPVILWPCTGNANQRWQLSNGTVQSLGKCLANSGNKAVLSTCDGSAGQQWSYKLNGNLVNQNLCLDVTGGGSDNGTALGLYACGNNQLNQIWSLPA, from the coding sequence ATGAGCTCGGATGTGACCAAGCTGTCGGCCGATGCCGTGAAGACCTTGGGCAACAAGGACATCATCGCCGTCGACCAGGATCGGCTCGGCCGGCAGGGTACCGTGTACGCCCAGAACGGCACCACCGACATCCTGTACCGGCCGCTGGCCAACGGCGACCGCGCGGTGGCCATTCTCAACCGTAGCGCCGCAAGTGTCACGACGAGCACCACAGCCGGCCTGCCCAGCTGTTCCTTCACGGCCAAGGATCTGTGGACCGGCAAGTCCTCGAACGCCGTCAGCGCAACAATTCCGGCCCACGGCACCGCCATCTTCCGTGTCACCCCGGGCAAGGACTGCGGAACCGTGAAGCCGATCGGCCAGATCTCCGGCACCAGCGGCAAGTGTATGGACGACAGCAACAGCGGGACCGCGAACGGCAACCCGGTGATCCTGTGGCCGTGCACCGGAAACGCCAATCAGCGCTGGCAGCTGTCCAACGGCACCGTGCAGTCGCTCGGCAAGTGCCTGGCCAACAGCGGCAACAAGGCAGTACTGTCCACATGCGACGGTAGCGCCGGCCAGCAGTGGTCGTACAAGCTGAACGGCAACCTGGTCAACCAGAACCTCTGCCTTGACGTCACGGGTGGCGGCAGCGACAACGGGACGGCGCTGGGCCTGTACGCCTGCGGCAACAACCAGCTCAACCAGATCTGGTCCCTGCCGGCATAA
- a CDS encoding MBL fold metallo-hydrolase — protein sequence MTIQSIADGVWQVATAHDTNAFLVEEDDGVTLVDVGWAAAPPTIISALAEIGRPLSDVRRILITHAHPDHVRGLAGLLRLVPAPVFIHPADAPWLRAGRVPVDGRSGFLGNVLDALPLLHWTPVAPAGLLVHDELVGGLRVIHTPGHSPGHVAFLHEPTRTLLTGDAVFHRGRLAAGPPALAADPSLRDQSLHRLPLDVAAVGFAHGSPLTGDDVGAYRDWLEA from the coding sequence ATGACCATCCAATCCATTGCTGATGGGGTCTGGCAGGTGGCGACTGCCCATGATACCAACGCTTTCCTTGTCGAGGAGGACGACGGCGTCACCCTCGTCGACGTCGGCTGGGCGGCCGCTCCGCCCACAATCATCAGTGCCCTAGCGGAAATCGGCCGGCCCCTGTCGGACGTTCGCCGCATCCTCATCACCCACGCGCACCCTGACCACGTCCGCGGCCTTGCCGGGTTGCTCCGCCTGGTCCCCGCCCCGGTTTTCATCCACCCGGCCGACGCCCCGTGGCTCCGCGCCGGCCGGGTGCCGGTCGACGGGCGCAGCGGCTTCCTCGGGAATGTGCTGGATGCGTTGCCACTTCTGCACTGGACGCCGGTCGCCCCGGCCGGCCTCCTCGTCCACGACGAGTTGGTCGGCGGCCTGCGGGTCATCCACACGCCTGGCCACTCGCCCGGCCACGTCGCGTTCCTCCACGAGCCGACCCGGACGCTTCTCACCGGCGACGCCGTCTTCCACAGGGGCCGCCTCGCGGCCGGTCCACCCGCCCTCGCGGCGGATCCGTCCCTGCGGGACCAGTCGCTGCACCGGCTCCCGCTCGACGTCGCCGCGGTCGGCTTCGCTCACGGCAGCCCGTTGACGGGCGATGACGTCGGCGCCTATCGGGACTGGCTCGAGGCCTGA
- a CDS encoding DUF4333 domain-containing protein, translating to MAEQSSFMRIAVPVSAIVVAVCAAVVTIKALTGGIQIQQQRVLDPTAVAQQVADQATLGGQGTNLRAACPVSIPVVSGAKFRCAILKDGSHSGDVTVTILDDQGELSVSSA from the coding sequence ATGGCTGAACAGAGCAGCTTCATGCGTATCGCAGTGCCGGTCTCCGCGATCGTCGTCGCCGTCTGCGCCGCGGTGGTGACGATCAAGGCGCTCACCGGTGGCATCCAGATCCAACAGCAGCGGGTGTTGGATCCGACGGCCGTGGCGCAGCAGGTGGCCGACCAGGCGACCCTCGGCGGCCAGGGCACAAACCTCAGGGCGGCGTGCCCCGTCTCCATCCCGGTCGTGTCGGGCGCCAAGTTCCGGTGCGCAATCCTGAAGGACGGCTCCCACAGCGGGGACGTCACCGTCACCATCCTCGACGACCAGGGCGAGCTGAGCGTCAGTTCGGCGTGA
- a CDS encoding GNAT family N-acetyltransferase — MTTIEQRPWTDPHGVYLREKQREEVLTRYGGEDTEPGVHPSADDVAVFLIAFDDAGTPLGCGALRQLDDTSAEVKRMFVEPQARGTGVATAILRALENAAVHRGWTTLKLETGTGQPDAVRFYEREGYVAIPAYGDYVGSETSLCYERVLSSGVPADAR, encoded by the coding sequence GTGACGACCATCGAGCAGCGCCCCTGGACCGACCCGCATGGCGTCTACCTGCGGGAAAAGCAGCGCGAGGAGGTGCTGACCCGCTACGGCGGCGAGGACACCGAGCCCGGCGTACACCCCAGCGCCGACGACGTGGCGGTCTTCCTGATCGCCTTCGACGACGCCGGCACACCGCTCGGCTGCGGCGCCCTACGCCAACTCGACGACACGTCGGCCGAGGTCAAGCGCATGTTCGTGGAGCCGCAGGCTCGCGGCACCGGCGTAGCGACGGCCATCCTCCGCGCACTGGAAAACGCCGCTGTTCACCGTGGCTGGACAACCCTCAAGCTCGAGACCGGCACCGGCCAACCCGACGCCGTCCGCTTCTACGAGCGCGAGGGCTACGTCGCGATCCCGGCCTACGGCGACTACGTCGGCAGCGAGACTTCGCTCTGCTACGAGCGCGTGCTCAGCTCCGGTGTGCCAGCAGATGCTCGATGA